From the genome of Chanos chanos chromosome 5, fChaCha1.1, whole genome shotgun sequence, one region includes:
- the ubtfl gene encoding upstream binding transcription factor, like isoform X6: MNGSASVSATQAGRIKTESDGEAWSKEDCLTLLERIRSFLPDGDTMKYKTTESHFDWDKVGFGSYTGDMCKQKWQKVSTEVRKYRTMTELIVDAIEYVKNPYKGKKLKTHPDFPKKPLTPYFRFFMEKRAKYAKIHPEMSNLDLTKILSKKYKELPEKKKLKYIQEFQREKESFEKNMARFKEDHPDLIEERKKSDLPEKPKTPQQLWYNHEKKTYMKLHPEVSQKELKEALRRQWSQLSDKKRLKWISKALELQKDYEESMRVYHEAHPDANSDEHVKSVLTKAERQLKDKFDGRPTKPPPNGYSLYCAELMVNMKDVPSTERMVLCSKQWKMMTQKEKDMFQKRCEQKKKQYEIDLQRFLESLPEEERERVLTEEKLGGTKLAVGSTGSPLGAKSPSAKVGALPSHKRGPSDRGRDPELDQWVHGLSKEKKDGKKKTRLPETPKTAEEMWQQSVIGDYLAKYRNDRKKAQNAMESAWKAMEKKEKIPWIKKAAEDQKRYEVQYRTVRELVEMRTIPSGQGQRKPKFDGEPKKPPVSGYQMFSQELLTNGELNHFSLKERMVEIGKRWHKLSQNQKDKYKKQVEEQQLEYKAELDAWVKSLSPQERAVYKEFSTTVSTTLLSQLIRCINSNMRCSNPKQSNNHI; encoded by the exons ATGAATGGCAGTGCAAGTGTGTCTGCCACCCAGGCTGGCAGGATCAAAACCGAGTCAG ATGGGGAGGCGTGGAGTAAGGAGGACTGCCTTACGCTGTTGGAGAGGATCCGGAGTTTTCTGCCTGATGGAGACACTATGAAATACAAGACCACAGAGTCTCATTTTGACTGGGACAAGGTGGGCTTTGGAAGCTACACAGGGGATATGTGCAAACAGAAGTGGCAGAAGGTTTCTACGGAG GTACGAAAGTACAGAACAATGACTGAACTAATTGTGGATGCAATAGAATATGTCAAGAACCCCTACAAAGGCAAAAAACTTAAG ACACACCCAGACTTCCCGAAGAAGCCTCTCACACCTTACTTTCGCTTCTTCATGGAAAAACGAGCCAAGTACGCCAAGATCCATCCAGAGATGAGTAACCTAGATCTCACAAAGATCCTGTCCAAAAAGTATAAAGAGCTTCCCGAGAAGAAAAAG CTGAAGTATATACAGGAgttccagagagagaaggagtccTTTGAGAAGAACATGGCACGGTTCAA AGAGGACCATCCAGATTTAatagaggaaaggaaaaaatcaGACCTTCCAGAGAAACCTAAGACGCCCCAGCAGTTGTGGTACAACCATGAAAAGAAGACATACATGAAGCTTCATCCAGAG GTGAGTCAGAAGGAGTTGAAGGAGGCCTTACGTAGGCAGTGGTCCCAACTGTCAGACAAGAAACGGTTAAAATGGATCAGCAAAGCCCTGGAACTCCAGAAAGACTACGAG GAAAGCATGAGGGTGTATCATGAGGCTCACCCAGACGCTAACTCAGATGAACATGTCAAATCTGTCCTGACCAAAGCCGAGCGGCAACTTAAGGACAAGTTTGATGGCCGGCCCACAAAACCACCACC GAATGGGTACTCTCTCTATTGCGCTGAACTGATGGTAAACATGAAGGATGTGCCAAGCACAGAGAGAATGGTTctgtgcagtaagcagtggaagATGATGACccagaaagagaaggacatgTTCCAGAAACGATGTGAACAG AAAAAGAAGCAGTATGAGATTGACCTCCAGAGATTTTTAGAG AGTCTCCCAGAGGAAGAGCGGGAACGCGTGTTGACGGAAGAGAAGCTCGGGGGTACCAAACTGGCCGTGGGGAGTACGGGCAGCCCCCTCGGCGCTAAATCTCCCTCTGCAAAGGTGGGCGCGCTGCCAAGCCATAAAAGGGGTCCATCG GACCGAGGTCGAGACCCGGAGCTGGATCAGTGGGTGCACGGTCTGTCGAAGGAGAAGAAAGACGGGAAAAAGAAAACGCGGCTCCCAGAAACACCCAAGACTGCCGAGGAGATGTGGCAACAAAGCGTGATTGGAGACTACCTGGCCAAGTACAGg AATGACCGGAAGAAGGCACAGAATGCCATGGAGTCCGCGTGGAAGGccatggaaaagaaagagaagattcCTTGGATCAAGAAGGCGGCCGAGGACCAGAAGCGATACGAGGTTCAGTACCGGACCGTG AGAGAGCTGGTCGAGATGAGGACGATACCATCAGGGCAGGGACAAAGGAAGCCCAAATTTGATGGAGAGCCGAAGAAACCTCCCGT GAGCGGGTATCAGATGTTTTCTCAGGAGCTGCTAACAAACGGTGAACTGAATCACTTTAGCCTAAAGGAACGCATGGTGGAGATTGGCAAGCGTTGGCACAAGCTCAGTCAAAACCAGAAGGACAAATACAAAAAGCAAGTGGAGGAACAGCAGCTGGAGTACAAGGCTGAGCTGGATGCCTGGGTAAAG tctctttctcctcaggaACGAGCAGTCTACAAAGAGTTCTCAACTACGGTCAGTACCACACTGCTTTCACAACTCATTCGATGCATTAACTCTAACATGCGCTGCTCTAATCCTAAACAGTCTAACAATCATATATAA
- the ubtfl gene encoding upstream binding transcription factor, like isoform X2, with amino-acid sequence MNGSASVSATQAGRIKTESDGEAWSKEDCLTLLERIRSFLPDGDTMKYKTTESHFDWDKVGFGSYTGDMCKQKWQKVSTEVRKYRTMTELIVDAIEYVKNPYKGKKLKTHPDFPKKPLTPYFRFFMEKRAKYAKIHPEMSNLDLTKILSKKYKELPEKKKLKYIQEFQREKESFEKNMARFKEDHPDLIEERKKSDLPEKPKTPQQLWYNHEKKTYMKLHPEVSQKELKEALRRQWSQLSDKKRLKWISKALELQKDYEESMRVYHEAHPDANSDEHVKSVLTKAERQLKDKFDGRPTKPPPNGYSLYCAELMVNMKDVPSTERMVLCSKQWKMMTQKEKDMFQKRCEQKKKQYEIDLQRFLESLPEEERERVLTEEKLGGTKLAVGSTGSPLGAKSPSAKVGALPSHKRGPSDRGRDPELDQWVHGLSKEKKDGKKKTRLPETPKTAEEMWQQSVIGDYLAKYRNDRKKAQNAMESAWKAMEKKEKIPWIKKAAEDQKRYEVQYRTVRELVEMRTIPSGQGQRKPKFDGEPKKPPVSGYQMFSQELLTNGELNHFSLKERMVEIGKRWHKLSQNQKDKYKKQVEEQQLEYKAELDAWVKSLSPQERAVYKEFSTTKRKSTTKARGPGAKARVTKWKAVGARAGAVGAGGGKRSMAYRAKDTSDSDEDDDKTDSSDSEDEEDESSGSTDSDDDDDDEDDENDDDDDDDEDDEDDQSDGTSSSSSEDTSDSDSD; translated from the exons ATGAATGGCAGTGCAAGTGTGTCTGCCACCCAGGCTGGCAGGATCAAAACCGAGTCAG ATGGGGAGGCGTGGAGTAAGGAGGACTGCCTTACGCTGTTGGAGAGGATCCGGAGTTTTCTGCCTGATGGAGACACTATGAAATACAAGACCACAGAGTCTCATTTTGACTGGGACAAGGTGGGCTTTGGAAGCTACACAGGGGATATGTGCAAACAGAAGTGGCAGAAGGTTTCTACGGAG GTACGAAAGTACAGAACAATGACTGAACTAATTGTGGATGCAATAGAATATGTCAAGAACCCCTACAAAGGCAAAAAACTTAAG ACACACCCAGACTTCCCGAAGAAGCCTCTCACACCTTACTTTCGCTTCTTCATGGAAAAACGAGCCAAGTACGCCAAGATCCATCCAGAGATGAGTAACCTAGATCTCACAAAGATCCTGTCCAAAAAGTATAAAGAGCTTCCCGAGAAGAAAAAG CTGAAGTATATACAGGAgttccagagagagaaggagtccTTTGAGAAGAACATGGCACGGTTCAA AGAGGACCATCCAGATTTAatagaggaaaggaaaaaatcaGACCTTCCAGAGAAACCTAAGACGCCCCAGCAGTTGTGGTACAACCATGAAAAGAAGACATACATGAAGCTTCATCCAGAG GTGAGTCAGAAGGAGTTGAAGGAGGCCTTACGTAGGCAGTGGTCCCAACTGTCAGACAAGAAACGGTTAAAATGGATCAGCAAAGCCCTGGAACTCCAGAAAGACTACGAG GAAAGCATGAGGGTGTATCATGAGGCTCACCCAGACGCTAACTCAGATGAACATGTCAAATCTGTCCTGACCAAAGCCGAGCGGCAACTTAAGGACAAGTTTGATGGCCGGCCCACAAAACCACCACC GAATGGGTACTCTCTCTATTGCGCTGAACTGATGGTAAACATGAAGGATGTGCCAAGCACAGAGAGAATGGTTctgtgcagtaagcagtggaagATGATGACccagaaagagaaggacatgTTCCAGAAACGATGTGAACAG AAAAAGAAGCAGTATGAGATTGACCTCCAGAGATTTTTAGAG AGTCTCCCAGAGGAAGAGCGGGAACGCGTGTTGACGGAAGAGAAGCTCGGGGGTACCAAACTGGCCGTGGGGAGTACGGGCAGCCCCCTCGGCGCTAAATCTCCCTCTGCAAAGGTGGGCGCGCTGCCAAGCCATAAAAGGGGTCCATCG GACCGAGGTCGAGACCCGGAGCTGGATCAGTGGGTGCACGGTCTGTCGAAGGAGAAGAAAGACGGGAAAAAGAAAACGCGGCTCCCAGAAACACCCAAGACTGCCGAGGAGATGTGGCAACAAAGCGTGATTGGAGACTACCTGGCCAAGTACAGg AATGACCGGAAGAAGGCACAGAATGCCATGGAGTCCGCGTGGAAGGccatggaaaagaaagagaagattcCTTGGATCAAGAAGGCGGCCGAGGACCAGAAGCGATACGAGGTTCAGTACCGGACCGTG AGAGAGCTGGTCGAGATGAGGACGATACCATCAGGGCAGGGACAAAGGAAGCCCAAATTTGATGGAGAGCCGAAGAAACCTCCCGT GAGCGGGTATCAGATGTTTTCTCAGGAGCTGCTAACAAACGGTGAACTGAATCACTTTAGCCTAAAGGAACGCATGGTGGAGATTGGCAAGCGTTGGCACAAGCTCAGTCAAAACCAGAAGGACAAATACAAAAAGCAAGTGGAGGAACAGCAGCTGGAGTACAAGGCTGAGCTGGATGCCTGGGTAAAG tctctttctcctcaggaACGAGCAGTCTACAAAGAGTTCTCAACTACG AAACGAAAGAGTACGACAAAAGCTCGAGGTCCAGGGGCCAAAGCGCGTGTCACTAAGTGGAAGGCGGTAGGTGCCAGAGCCGGAGCGGTTGGGGCCGGGGGGGGCAAGCGTTCCATGGCGTATCGGGCTAAG GATACATCAGACTCTGATGAAGATGACGACAAGACAGATTCGTCAGACTCTGAAGATGAAGAGGACGAGTCTTCCGGTAGCACGGACAGcgacgatgatgacgacgatgaagATGACGAG AATgacgatgacgacgacgatgatgaagatgacgaagATGACCAATCAGATGGCACAAGTAGCTCATCATCAGAAGACACTAGTGATTCAGACTCAGACTAA
- the ubtfl gene encoding upstream binding transcription factor, like isoform X1: MNGSASVSATQAGRIKTESDGEAWSKEDCLTLLERIRSFLPDGDTMKYKTTESHFDWDKVGFGSYTGDMCKQKWQKVSTEVRKYRTMTELIVDAIEYVKNPYKGKKLKTHPDFPKKPLTPYFRFFMEKRAKYAKIHPEMSNLDLTKILSKKYKELPEKKKLKYIQEFQREKESFEKNMARFKEDHPDLIEERKKSDLPEKPKTPQQLWYNHEKKTYMKLHPEVSQKELKEALRRQWSQLSDKKRLKWISKALELQKDYEESMRVYHEAHPDANSDEHVKSVLTKAERQLKDKFDGRPTKPPPNGYSLYCAELMVNMKDVPSTERMVLCSKQWKMMTQKEKDMFQKRCEQKKKQYEIDLQRFLESLPEEERERVLTEEKLGGTKLAVGSTGSPLGAKSPSAKVGALPSHKRGPSDRGRDPELDQWVHGLSKEKKDGKKKTRLPETPKTAEEMWQQSVIGDYLAKYRNDRKKAQNAMESAWKAMEKKEKIPWIKKAAEDQKRYEVQYRTVRELVEMRTIPSGQGQRKPKFDGEPKKPPVSGYQMFSQELLTNGELNHFSLKERMVEIGKRWHKLSQNQKDKYKKQVEEQQLEYKAELDAWVKSLSPQERAVYKEFSTTKRKSTTKARGPGAKARVTKWKAVGARAGAVGAGGGKRSMAYRAKQDTSDSDEDDDKTDSSDSEDEEDESSGSTDSDDDDDDEDDENDDDDDDDEDDEDDQSDGTSSSSSEDTSDSDSD; the protein is encoded by the exons ATGAATGGCAGTGCAAGTGTGTCTGCCACCCAGGCTGGCAGGATCAAAACCGAGTCAG ATGGGGAGGCGTGGAGTAAGGAGGACTGCCTTACGCTGTTGGAGAGGATCCGGAGTTTTCTGCCTGATGGAGACACTATGAAATACAAGACCACAGAGTCTCATTTTGACTGGGACAAGGTGGGCTTTGGAAGCTACACAGGGGATATGTGCAAACAGAAGTGGCAGAAGGTTTCTACGGAG GTACGAAAGTACAGAACAATGACTGAACTAATTGTGGATGCAATAGAATATGTCAAGAACCCCTACAAAGGCAAAAAACTTAAG ACACACCCAGACTTCCCGAAGAAGCCTCTCACACCTTACTTTCGCTTCTTCATGGAAAAACGAGCCAAGTACGCCAAGATCCATCCAGAGATGAGTAACCTAGATCTCACAAAGATCCTGTCCAAAAAGTATAAAGAGCTTCCCGAGAAGAAAAAG CTGAAGTATATACAGGAgttccagagagagaaggagtccTTTGAGAAGAACATGGCACGGTTCAA AGAGGACCATCCAGATTTAatagaggaaaggaaaaaatcaGACCTTCCAGAGAAACCTAAGACGCCCCAGCAGTTGTGGTACAACCATGAAAAGAAGACATACATGAAGCTTCATCCAGAG GTGAGTCAGAAGGAGTTGAAGGAGGCCTTACGTAGGCAGTGGTCCCAACTGTCAGACAAGAAACGGTTAAAATGGATCAGCAAAGCCCTGGAACTCCAGAAAGACTACGAG GAAAGCATGAGGGTGTATCATGAGGCTCACCCAGACGCTAACTCAGATGAACATGTCAAATCTGTCCTGACCAAAGCCGAGCGGCAACTTAAGGACAAGTTTGATGGCCGGCCCACAAAACCACCACC GAATGGGTACTCTCTCTATTGCGCTGAACTGATGGTAAACATGAAGGATGTGCCAAGCACAGAGAGAATGGTTctgtgcagtaagcagtggaagATGATGACccagaaagagaaggacatgTTCCAGAAACGATGTGAACAG AAAAAGAAGCAGTATGAGATTGACCTCCAGAGATTTTTAGAG AGTCTCCCAGAGGAAGAGCGGGAACGCGTGTTGACGGAAGAGAAGCTCGGGGGTACCAAACTGGCCGTGGGGAGTACGGGCAGCCCCCTCGGCGCTAAATCTCCCTCTGCAAAGGTGGGCGCGCTGCCAAGCCATAAAAGGGGTCCATCG GACCGAGGTCGAGACCCGGAGCTGGATCAGTGGGTGCACGGTCTGTCGAAGGAGAAGAAAGACGGGAAAAAGAAAACGCGGCTCCCAGAAACACCCAAGACTGCCGAGGAGATGTGGCAACAAAGCGTGATTGGAGACTACCTGGCCAAGTACAGg AATGACCGGAAGAAGGCACAGAATGCCATGGAGTCCGCGTGGAAGGccatggaaaagaaagagaagattcCTTGGATCAAGAAGGCGGCCGAGGACCAGAAGCGATACGAGGTTCAGTACCGGACCGTG AGAGAGCTGGTCGAGATGAGGACGATACCATCAGGGCAGGGACAAAGGAAGCCCAAATTTGATGGAGAGCCGAAGAAACCTCCCGT GAGCGGGTATCAGATGTTTTCTCAGGAGCTGCTAACAAACGGTGAACTGAATCACTTTAGCCTAAAGGAACGCATGGTGGAGATTGGCAAGCGTTGGCACAAGCTCAGTCAAAACCAGAAGGACAAATACAAAAAGCAAGTGGAGGAACAGCAGCTGGAGTACAAGGCTGAGCTGGATGCCTGGGTAAAG tctctttctcctcaggaACGAGCAGTCTACAAAGAGTTCTCAACTACG AAACGAAAGAGTACGACAAAAGCTCGAGGTCCAGGGGCCAAAGCGCGTGTCACTAAGTGGAAGGCGGTAGGTGCCAGAGCCGGAGCGGTTGGGGCCGGGGGGGGCAAGCGTTCCATGGCGTATCGGGCTAAG CAGGATACATCAGACTCTGATGAAGATGACGACAAGACAGATTCGTCAGACTCTGAAGATGAAGAGGACGAGTCTTCCGGTAGCACGGACAGcgacgatgatgacgacgatgaagATGACGAG AATgacgatgacgacgacgatgatgaagatgacgaagATGACCAATCAGATGGCACAAGTAGCTCATCATCAGAAGACACTAGTGATTCAGACTCAGACTAA
- the ubtfl gene encoding upstream binding transcription factor, like isoform X3, translated as MNGSASVSATQAGRIKTESDGEAWSKEDCLTLLERIRSFLPDGDTMKYKTTESHFDWDKVGFGSYTGDMCKQKWQKVSTEVRKYRTMTELIVDAIEYVKNPYKGKKLKTHPDFPKKPLTPYFRFFMEKRAKYAKIHPEMSNLDLTKILSKKYKELPEKKKLKYIQEFQREKESFEKNMARFKEDHPDLIEERKKSDLPEKPKTPQQLWYNHEKKTYMKLHPEVSQKELKEALRRQWSQLSDKKRLKWISKALELQKDYEESMRVYHEAHPDANSDEHVKSVLTKAERQLKDKFDGRPTKPPPNGYSLYCAELMVNMKDVPSTERMVLCSKQWKMMTQKEKDMFQKRCEQKKKQYEIDLQRFLESLPEEERERVLTEEKLGGTKLAVGSTGSPLGAKSPSAKVGALPSHKRGPSDRGRDPELDQWVHGLSKEKKDGKKKTRLPETPKTAEEMWQQSVIGDYLAKYRNDRKKAQNAMESAWKAMEKKEKIPWIKKAAEDQKRYERELVEMRTIPSGQGQRKPKFDGEPKKPPVSGYQMFSQELLTNGELNHFSLKERMVEIGKRWHKLSQNQKDKYKKQVEEQQLEYKAELDAWVKSLSPQERAVYKEFSTTKRKSTTKARGPGAKARVTKWKAVGARAGAVGAGGGKRSMAYRAKQDTSDSDEDDDKTDSSDSEDEEDESSGSTDSDDDDDDEDDENDDDDDDDEDDEDDQSDGTSSSSSEDTSDSDSD; from the exons ATGAATGGCAGTGCAAGTGTGTCTGCCACCCAGGCTGGCAGGATCAAAACCGAGTCAG ATGGGGAGGCGTGGAGTAAGGAGGACTGCCTTACGCTGTTGGAGAGGATCCGGAGTTTTCTGCCTGATGGAGACACTATGAAATACAAGACCACAGAGTCTCATTTTGACTGGGACAAGGTGGGCTTTGGAAGCTACACAGGGGATATGTGCAAACAGAAGTGGCAGAAGGTTTCTACGGAG GTACGAAAGTACAGAACAATGACTGAACTAATTGTGGATGCAATAGAATATGTCAAGAACCCCTACAAAGGCAAAAAACTTAAG ACACACCCAGACTTCCCGAAGAAGCCTCTCACACCTTACTTTCGCTTCTTCATGGAAAAACGAGCCAAGTACGCCAAGATCCATCCAGAGATGAGTAACCTAGATCTCACAAAGATCCTGTCCAAAAAGTATAAAGAGCTTCCCGAGAAGAAAAAG CTGAAGTATATACAGGAgttccagagagagaaggagtccTTTGAGAAGAACATGGCACGGTTCAA AGAGGACCATCCAGATTTAatagaggaaaggaaaaaatcaGACCTTCCAGAGAAACCTAAGACGCCCCAGCAGTTGTGGTACAACCATGAAAAGAAGACATACATGAAGCTTCATCCAGAG GTGAGTCAGAAGGAGTTGAAGGAGGCCTTACGTAGGCAGTGGTCCCAACTGTCAGACAAGAAACGGTTAAAATGGATCAGCAAAGCCCTGGAACTCCAGAAAGACTACGAG GAAAGCATGAGGGTGTATCATGAGGCTCACCCAGACGCTAACTCAGATGAACATGTCAAATCTGTCCTGACCAAAGCCGAGCGGCAACTTAAGGACAAGTTTGATGGCCGGCCCACAAAACCACCACC GAATGGGTACTCTCTCTATTGCGCTGAACTGATGGTAAACATGAAGGATGTGCCAAGCACAGAGAGAATGGTTctgtgcagtaagcagtggaagATGATGACccagaaagagaaggacatgTTCCAGAAACGATGTGAACAG AAAAAGAAGCAGTATGAGATTGACCTCCAGAGATTTTTAGAG AGTCTCCCAGAGGAAGAGCGGGAACGCGTGTTGACGGAAGAGAAGCTCGGGGGTACCAAACTGGCCGTGGGGAGTACGGGCAGCCCCCTCGGCGCTAAATCTCCCTCTGCAAAGGTGGGCGCGCTGCCAAGCCATAAAAGGGGTCCATCG GACCGAGGTCGAGACCCGGAGCTGGATCAGTGGGTGCACGGTCTGTCGAAGGAGAAGAAAGACGGGAAAAAGAAAACGCGGCTCCCAGAAACACCCAAGACTGCCGAGGAGATGTGGCAACAAAGCGTGATTGGAGACTACCTGGCCAAGTACAGg AATGACCGGAAGAAGGCACAGAATGCCATGGAGTCCGCGTGGAAGGccatggaaaagaaagagaagattcCTTGGATCAAGAAGGCGGCCGAGGACCAGAAGCGATACGAG AGAGAGCTGGTCGAGATGAGGACGATACCATCAGGGCAGGGACAAAGGAAGCCCAAATTTGATGGAGAGCCGAAGAAACCTCCCGT GAGCGGGTATCAGATGTTTTCTCAGGAGCTGCTAACAAACGGTGAACTGAATCACTTTAGCCTAAAGGAACGCATGGTGGAGATTGGCAAGCGTTGGCACAAGCTCAGTCAAAACCAGAAGGACAAATACAAAAAGCAAGTGGAGGAACAGCAGCTGGAGTACAAGGCTGAGCTGGATGCCTGGGTAAAG tctctttctcctcaggaACGAGCAGTCTACAAAGAGTTCTCAACTACG AAACGAAAGAGTACGACAAAAGCTCGAGGTCCAGGGGCCAAAGCGCGTGTCACTAAGTGGAAGGCGGTAGGTGCCAGAGCCGGAGCGGTTGGGGCCGGGGGGGGCAAGCGTTCCATGGCGTATCGGGCTAAG CAGGATACATCAGACTCTGATGAAGATGACGACAAGACAGATTCGTCAGACTCTGAAGATGAAGAGGACGAGTCTTCCGGTAGCACGGACAGcgacgatgatgacgacgatgaagATGACGAG AATgacgatgacgacgacgatgatgaagatgacgaagATGACCAATCAGATGGCACAAGTAGCTCATCATCAGAAGACACTAGTGATTCAGACTCAGACTAA
- the ubtfl gene encoding upstream binding transcription factor, like isoform X4 produces the protein MNGSASVSATQAGRIKTESDGEAWSKEDCLTLLERIRSFLPDGDTMKYKTTESHFDWDKVGFGSYTGDMCKQKWQKVSTEVRKYRTMTELIVDAIEYVKNPYKGKKLKTHPDFPKKPLTPYFRFFMEKRAKYAKIHPEMSNLDLTKILSKKYKELPEKKKLKYIQEFQREKESFEKNMARFKEDHPDLIEERKKSDLPEKPKTPQQLWYNHEKKTYMKLHPEVSQKELKEALRRQWSQLSDKKRLKWISKALELQKDYEESMRVYHEAHPDANSDEHVKSVLTKAERQLKDKFDGRPTKPPPNGYSLYCAELMVNMKDVPSTERMVLCSKQWKMMTQKEKDMFQKRCEQKKKQYEIDLQRFLESLPEEERERVLTEEKLGGTKLAVGSTGSPLGAKSPSAKDRGRDPELDQWVHGLSKEKKDGKKKTRLPETPKTAEEMWQQSVIGDYLAKYRNDRKKAQNAMESAWKAMEKKEKIPWIKKAAEDQKRYEVQYRTVRELVEMRTIPSGQGQRKPKFDGEPKKPPVSGYQMFSQELLTNGELNHFSLKERMVEIGKRWHKLSQNQKDKYKKQVEEQQLEYKAELDAWVKSLSPQERAVYKEFSTTKRKSTTKARGPGAKARVTKWKAVGARAGAVGAGGGKRSMAYRAKQDTSDSDEDDDKTDSSDSEDEEDESSGSTDSDDDDDDEDDENDDDDDDDEDDEDDQSDGTSSSSSEDTSDSDSD, from the exons ATGAATGGCAGTGCAAGTGTGTCTGCCACCCAGGCTGGCAGGATCAAAACCGAGTCAG ATGGGGAGGCGTGGAGTAAGGAGGACTGCCTTACGCTGTTGGAGAGGATCCGGAGTTTTCTGCCTGATGGAGACACTATGAAATACAAGACCACAGAGTCTCATTTTGACTGGGACAAGGTGGGCTTTGGAAGCTACACAGGGGATATGTGCAAACAGAAGTGGCAGAAGGTTTCTACGGAG GTACGAAAGTACAGAACAATGACTGAACTAATTGTGGATGCAATAGAATATGTCAAGAACCCCTACAAAGGCAAAAAACTTAAG ACACACCCAGACTTCCCGAAGAAGCCTCTCACACCTTACTTTCGCTTCTTCATGGAAAAACGAGCCAAGTACGCCAAGATCCATCCAGAGATGAGTAACCTAGATCTCACAAAGATCCTGTCCAAAAAGTATAAAGAGCTTCCCGAGAAGAAAAAG CTGAAGTATATACAGGAgttccagagagagaaggagtccTTTGAGAAGAACATGGCACGGTTCAA AGAGGACCATCCAGATTTAatagaggaaaggaaaaaatcaGACCTTCCAGAGAAACCTAAGACGCCCCAGCAGTTGTGGTACAACCATGAAAAGAAGACATACATGAAGCTTCATCCAGAG GTGAGTCAGAAGGAGTTGAAGGAGGCCTTACGTAGGCAGTGGTCCCAACTGTCAGACAAGAAACGGTTAAAATGGATCAGCAAAGCCCTGGAACTCCAGAAAGACTACGAG GAAAGCATGAGGGTGTATCATGAGGCTCACCCAGACGCTAACTCAGATGAACATGTCAAATCTGTCCTGACCAAAGCCGAGCGGCAACTTAAGGACAAGTTTGATGGCCGGCCCACAAAACCACCACC GAATGGGTACTCTCTCTATTGCGCTGAACTGATGGTAAACATGAAGGATGTGCCAAGCACAGAGAGAATGGTTctgtgcagtaagcagtggaagATGATGACccagaaagagaaggacatgTTCCAGAAACGATGTGAACAG AAAAAGAAGCAGTATGAGATTGACCTCCAGAGATTTTTAGAG AGTCTCCCAGAGGAAGAGCGGGAACGCGTGTTGACGGAAGAGAAGCTCGGGGGTACCAAACTGGCCGTGGGGAGTACGGGCAGCCCCCTCGGCGCTAAATCTCCCTCTGCAAAG GACCGAGGTCGAGACCCGGAGCTGGATCAGTGGGTGCACGGTCTGTCGAAGGAGAAGAAAGACGGGAAAAAGAAAACGCGGCTCCCAGAAACACCCAAGACTGCCGAGGAGATGTGGCAACAAAGCGTGATTGGAGACTACCTGGCCAAGTACAGg AATGACCGGAAGAAGGCACAGAATGCCATGGAGTCCGCGTGGAAGGccatggaaaagaaagagaagattcCTTGGATCAAGAAGGCGGCCGAGGACCAGAAGCGATACGAGGTTCAGTACCGGACCGTG AGAGAGCTGGTCGAGATGAGGACGATACCATCAGGGCAGGGACAAAGGAAGCCCAAATTTGATGGAGAGCCGAAGAAACCTCCCGT GAGCGGGTATCAGATGTTTTCTCAGGAGCTGCTAACAAACGGTGAACTGAATCACTTTAGCCTAAAGGAACGCATGGTGGAGATTGGCAAGCGTTGGCACAAGCTCAGTCAAAACCAGAAGGACAAATACAAAAAGCAAGTGGAGGAACAGCAGCTGGAGTACAAGGCTGAGCTGGATGCCTGGGTAAAG tctctttctcctcaggaACGAGCAGTCTACAAAGAGTTCTCAACTACG AAACGAAAGAGTACGACAAAAGCTCGAGGTCCAGGGGCCAAAGCGCGTGTCACTAAGTGGAAGGCGGTAGGTGCCAGAGCCGGAGCGGTTGGGGCCGGGGGGGGCAAGCGTTCCATGGCGTATCGGGCTAAG CAGGATACATCAGACTCTGATGAAGATGACGACAAGACAGATTCGTCAGACTCTGAAGATGAAGAGGACGAGTCTTCCGGTAGCACGGACAGcgacgatgatgacgacgatgaagATGACGAG AATgacgatgacgacgacgatgatgaagatgacgaagATGACCAATCAGATGGCACAAGTAGCTCATCATCAGAAGACACTAGTGATTCAGACTCAGACTAA